One Pseudoalteromonas sp. UG3-2 DNA window includes the following coding sequences:
- a CDS encoding DUF2496 domain-containing protein codes for MNNALDQAPTHVKLAVDLIMLLEQHDVSAQDALAALEIVKADFENKLSDSEAEKSQQ; via the coding sequence ATGAATAACGCCCTAGACCAAGCCCCTACCCATGTAAAACTCGCGGTTGATCTCATCATGCTACTGGAGCAGCATGACGTCTCAGCGCAAGATGCCTTAGCCGCGCTGGAGATCGTAAAAGCCGATTTTGAAAACAAGTTAAGTGACAGCGAAGCAGAAAAAAGTCAGC
- a CDS encoding late competence development ComFB family protein gives MKLHDDIHNYYEKLVVDHIVSRKLDTVYDDDVMADFCCTVLNQLPARYIRYDVDMEFYLPQSERVEMEAAVEKAIDVAVAEVAKKKKLQP, from the coding sequence ATGAAGTTACATGACGATATCCATAATTATTATGAAAAATTAGTGGTAGACCACATTGTTAGTCGTAAGCTTGATACGGTATACGATGATGATGTGATGGCGGATTTTTGTTGTACTGTGCTCAATCAATTACCAGCTCGATACATTCGCTACGATGTTGATATGGAGTTTTACCTGCCACAATCGGAGCGTGTGGAAATGGAAGCCGCAGTAGAAAAAGCCATTGATGTTGCCGTTGCAGAAGTCGCAAAGAAGAAAAAGTTACAACCATGA